A single Bacillota bacterium DNA region contains:
- a CDS encoding winged helix-turn-helix domain-containing protein, with the protein MSQTDMAYEVLARSGHPLHIRDIVEQIQVVFGVSVSRDSLVSAVMKKVANQRRFVKTGKNTYGLLGRDRP; encoded by the coding sequence ATGTCGCAAACCGATATGGCTTATGAAGTGCTGGCCCGATCGGGGCACCCGTTGCACATCCGTGACATTGTTGAGCAGATCCAGGTGGTATTCGGGGTCTCCGTCAGCCGCGATTCGTTGGTCTCGGCCGTGATGAAGAAGGTGGCTAACCAAAGGCGGTTCGTGAAGACGGGTAAGAACACGTACGGGCTCTTGGGCCGGGATCGGCCGTGA